One region of Terricaulis silvestris genomic DNA includes:
- a CDS encoding DUF1036 domain-containing protein — protein MSLRFLAALAASLVLTFGPVPTALAQKGPTTGGEQIAIRVCNNANDNARIALSYQPVGSDQFFNEGWFAVPSRSCQDIATTSNGYFYGYAEVEGDGARHWNGDFPLCVQYPGPYEFWSVGHTSCDSRQALQYFVQMHSERWGVYTWTLDPGP, from the coding sequence ATGAGCTTGAGATTTCTGGCGGCTTTGGCGGCGTCGCTGGTGTTGACGTTCGGACCGGTTCCGACCGCCCTGGCCCAGAAAGGCCCCACCACGGGCGGTGAACAGATCGCCATCCGGGTCTGCAACAACGCCAACGACAACGCCCGCATCGCCCTTTCGTACCAGCCCGTCGGAAGCGATCAGTTCTTCAACGAAGGCTGGTTCGCGGTGCCGTCTCGGTCGTGCCAGGACATTGCGACCACCAGCAACGGCTACTTCTACGGCTATGCCGAAGTGGAAGGCGACGGCGCGCGGCACTGGAACGGCGATTTCCCGCTCTGTGTGCAGTATCCCGGTCCGTACGAGTTCTGGAGCGTTGGGCACACGTCCTGCGACTCACGCCAAGCGCTTCAGTACTTCGTACAAATGCACTCCGAACGATGGGGCGTTTACACGTGGACGCTCGACCCTGGGCCGTGA
- a CDS encoding spinster family MFS transporter codes for MTDAPAAAFQGYGTKSYRAYVLGVFVVIYTFNFIDRQLIGIVQEAIREDFGVSNFYLGLLGGPVFAVLYTTLGIPIARLAERANRITIVSIGAFLWSLMTAACGFAGNFVQLAIFRLGVGIGEAACVPPSQSVIADYFPASRRASALAIFSLGIPLGSALAYLGGGWLVSNFDWRTAFWILGAPGIIAALLLKFTVKEPPRSGTQIKPPTFGETLRALSKKASFWHVAFGGALISFVGYGSAQFLVSHLVRNYELGATPALEIAHASYAMGAVAGLSTALGTFFGGYLADRLAPRHPRVNSWLPALGVGIAIPLYVLSFLQTQFIWAFAFLMLAPIFHYLYLGSMYAVSMGVSTPLQRATSIAILILIVNLIGLGLGPPFVGAANDFFASQILSDTSTLTLAQCDPRTVAPENAAACASAQGLGLKYALGATIFFLGWAALHFLLAGRTLVKDRIS; via the coding sequence ATGACCGACGCACCAGCGGCGGCCTTTCAGGGCTACGGCACCAAGAGCTATCGCGCCTACGTGCTGGGCGTCTTCGTCGTTATCTACACCTTCAACTTCATCGATCGCCAGCTCATCGGGATCGTGCAGGAAGCGATCCGCGAAGACTTCGGCGTTTCCAACTTCTATCTCGGTCTGCTTGGCGGGCCTGTCTTCGCCGTCCTCTACACGACGCTCGGCATCCCGATCGCGCGCCTCGCCGAACGCGCCAACCGCATCACCATCGTCTCGATCGGCGCGTTCCTGTGGAGCCTGATGACGGCAGCCTGCGGCTTTGCCGGCAATTTCGTGCAGCTCGCGATTTTCCGCCTGGGAGTGGGCATCGGCGAAGCGGCGTGCGTACCGCCTTCACAATCCGTGATTGCCGACTACTTCCCAGCCAGCCGCCGCGCTTCGGCGCTGGCGATCTTCTCTCTCGGCATTCCGCTTGGCAGCGCGCTGGCCTATCTTGGCGGCGGCTGGTTGGTGTCCAATTTCGACTGGCGCACCGCCTTTTGGATCCTCGGCGCTCCAGGGATCATTGCTGCCCTGCTTCTCAAATTCACTGTCAAAGAACCTCCGCGCTCCGGCACGCAGATCAAGCCACCAACTTTCGGCGAGACACTACGCGCGCTTTCTAAGAAGGCATCTTTTTGGCACGTCGCCTTTGGCGGCGCGCTTATCAGCTTCGTGGGCTATGGCAGCGCGCAATTCTTGGTGTCGCACCTTGTGCGCAACTACGAATTGGGCGCCACGCCAGCACTGGAAATCGCCCACGCGTCCTATGCGATGGGCGCGGTCGCCGGCCTCTCGACCGCGCTTGGCACATTCTTCGGCGGCTATCTTGCCGACCGCCTCGCACCCAGGCATCCGCGGGTAAATTCATGGCTGCCTGCGCTAGGGGTCGGCATCGCCATTCCGCTTTACGTTCTCTCGTTCCTGCAAACCCAGTTCATCTGGGCGTTTGCATTCCTCATGCTCGCGCCGATTTTCCACTATCTTTATCTTGGCTCCATGTATGCCGTGTCGATGGGCGTCTCGACGCCGCTGCAGCGCGCCACCTCCATCGCTATCTTGATCCTCATCGTAAACCTGATCGGCCTTGGCCTCGGCCCGCCCTTCGTCGGCGCCGCCAACGACTTCTTCGCCTCCCAGATCCTGTCCGACACCAGCACGCTGACGCTTGCGCAATGCGATCCACGAACCGTGGCGCCCGAGAACGCCGCCGCTTGCGCCAGCGCCCAGGGCCTCGGTCTAAAATACGCGCTCGGCGCGACGATCTTCTTCCTCGGCTGGGCGGCGCTGCACTTCCTGCTCGCGGGCCGTACGCTGGTGAAGGACCGCATCAGCTGA
- the radC gene encoding RadC family protein, whose amino-acid sequence MAGGSRKSRDAAVPHVEDSELFPFKRDATPPIVVARPDPPTIHKDRPHYLQHRERLRKKFDEAGPAALADYELLEMALFRTIPRQDTKPLAKALLAKFGTLAAVFAAPVQRIAEVKGAGPAVAQDLKLVQALLECAAKGELKQRTVISSWSQLVNYCRMSMAHEPRERFRVLFLDAKNQLIADEVMNEGTVDHAPVYPREVARRALELSAAAVILVHNHPSGDPKPSTADLAITREIVAAAEAISVKVHDHLVIGRNGVESFKSLGLL is encoded by the coding sequence ATGGCGGGGGGCTCGCGCAAATCACGCGACGCCGCCGTGCCGCATGTCGAAGACAGCGAACTTTTCCCGTTCAAGCGCGATGCGACGCCGCCGATCGTGGTCGCTCGGCCTGATCCGCCAACAATCCACAAGGATCGGCCGCACTACCTTCAGCACCGCGAACGCCTCCGCAAAAAATTCGACGAGGCTGGCCCCGCTGCGCTTGCCGATTACGAGTTGCTGGAGATGGCGCTCTTCCGAACCATTCCGCGCCAAGACACTAAGCCCTTGGCGAAAGCACTGCTCGCGAAGTTTGGAACGCTGGCGGCTGTGTTCGCCGCGCCGGTGCAGCGCATTGCCGAGGTGAAGGGCGCCGGCCCTGCCGTCGCGCAGGACTTGAAGCTCGTGCAGGCGTTGCTCGAATGCGCGGCGAAGGGCGAGTTGAAGCAGCGCACTGTCATCAGCTCATGGTCACAGCTGGTGAACTATTGCCGCATGAGCATGGCGCACGAACCGCGCGAACGGTTCCGCGTGCTCTTTCTCGACGCCAAGAACCAGCTGATCGCCGATGAGGTGATGAACGAGGGCACCGTCGATCACGCGCCGGTCTATCCGCGCGAGGTGGCGCGGCGGGCGCTGGAGCTTTCGGCGGCGGCGGTCATCCTAGTGCACAATCATCCCTCCGGAGACCCGAAGCCCTCCACCGCCGATCTTGCGATCACACGCGAGATAGTGGCCGCCGCAGAGGCGATAAGCGTCAAAGTGCACGATCACCTCGTGATCGGCCGCAACGGGGTCGAGAGCTTCAAGAGCCTTGGCCTGCTCTGA
- the map gene encoding type I methionyl aminopeptidase: MSYAEAEAYDRAGQIKIHDPKVAFPGMAAAGRLAARCLDMLVAETKEGVTTGRLDDLARQFVFDNGALPACVFYRGYRHTICTSLNHTVCHGIPGDRMLKDGDIVNIDVTVILDGWHGDTSRMYGIGEVARKAERLMDVTYEAMMRGINAVKPGATLGDLGHAIQSYAEGERTAVVREFCGHGLGKVFHDAPNILHFGKPGQGAVLKPGMIFTVEPMLNLGSPSVKVLGDGWTAVTKDKSLSAQYEHSVGVTEAGVEIFTKSPAGLDQPHAIKAA; the protein is encoded by the coding sequence ATGAGTTACGCCGAGGCCGAAGCTTACGACCGCGCTGGCCAGATCAAGATCCACGACCCGAAGGTCGCTTTTCCGGGCATGGCTGCGGCCGGCCGGCTCGCGGCGCGATGCCTCGACATGCTCGTGGCCGAGACGAAGGAAGGCGTGACCACCGGGCGTCTCGATGACCTCGCGCGGCAATTCGTCTTCGACAACGGCGCGCTGCCGGCGTGCGTGTTCTACCGCGGCTACCGCCACACGATCTGTACGTCGCTCAACCACACCGTCTGCCACGGCATCCCGGGCGATCGGATGTTGAAGGACGGCGACATCGTCAACATCGACGTCACCGTGATCCTCGATGGCTGGCACGGCGATACGAGCCGCATGTACGGCATCGGCGAAGTCGCGCGCAAAGCCGAGCGGCTGATGGACGTGACGTACGAAGCGATGATGCGCGGCATCAATGCTGTGAAGCCTGGTGCGACTTTGGGCGATCTTGGCCATGCGATTCAAAGCTACGCTGAGGGTGAGCGCACGGCCGTGGTGCGCGAGTTCTGTGGCCATGGCTTGGGCAAAGTCTTTCACGACGCGCCGAACATCCTCCACTTCGGCAAGCCCGGTCAGGGCGCAGTGCTGAAGCCGGGTATGATCTTCACCGTTGAGCCGATGCTCAATCTGGGGTCACCGTCGGTGAAGGTGCTGGGCGATGGCTGGACGGCAGTGACCAAGGACAAATCGCTGTCTGCGCAATACGAACACTCAGTCGGCGTGACCGAAGCAGGCGTCGAGATCTTCACAAAATCACCGGCTGGTTTGGATCAGCCGCATGCCATCAAGGCGGCGTGA
- a CDS encoding PleD family two-component system response regulator: MSARILVVDDLEANRRLLEAKLGADYYDVLTAQRGEEAVQLAKREKPDLILLDVMMPGGIDGYEACRRLKSMPETRHIPIIILTTLDDRENRLRGLQAGAEEFLTKPIDDVQLIARVKSLLALKVVIDELRAREASGKRMGVIGEDARDPLEQHRLTAGNVLVVDDNASQVKRIKAALEVEHRVCMLGEADAAEAPDLCVVSVTAKSFDGFRIIARMRSGEATRHLPILAVVDPDDRQRLVRALELGAHDIIARPIDEEEIQARARTLMRRKRYMDALRSRLDQSFELAITDQLTGLYNRRFLFGQLAPLVQRSQCGGEAVSVMTIDIDHFKRLNDTYGHDAGDAVLRDFAVRLGSNTRPSDFACRMGGEEFVVIMPRTSGDIACLAAERLRRSVCASPFMVPGVAHAIDVTVSIGVAAATNSDDSVETLLKRADEALYEAKRTGRNRVIGKAFDHGELNTARVVR; encoded by the coding sequence TTGAGCGCGCGTATCCTCGTCGTCGATGATCTCGAAGCCAACCGCCGTCTGCTCGAGGCGAAATTGGGCGCGGACTATTACGACGTGCTGACGGCTCAGCGCGGCGAAGAAGCGGTGCAGCTGGCCAAGCGCGAGAAGCCCGATCTCATTTTGCTCGACGTCATGATGCCAGGCGGCATCGACGGCTACGAAGCTTGCCGCCGGCTGAAGTCGATGCCGGAAACACGGCACATCCCTATTATCATCCTCACGACGCTCGATGATCGCGAGAACCGGTTGCGCGGGCTGCAAGCCGGCGCGGAAGAGTTCCTGACGAAGCCGATTGATGACGTGCAGCTGATAGCGCGGGTGAAAAGTCTGCTCGCCCTCAAAGTGGTGATCGACGAACTCCGCGCGCGCGAGGCCAGCGGCAAGCGCATGGGCGTGATCGGCGAAGACGCGCGCGATCCGCTGGAGCAGCACCGCCTGACCGCTGGCAATGTGCTCGTGGTCGATGACAACGCTTCTCAGGTCAAACGCATCAAGGCGGCGCTCGAAGTCGAGCATCGCGTCTGCATGCTAGGCGAGGCCGACGCGGCTGAAGCGCCCGATCTCTGCGTGGTTTCGGTCACCGCCAAGAGCTTCGACGGCTTCCGTATTATCGCGCGGATGCGCTCAGGCGAAGCGACCAGGCACCTGCCGATCCTGGCCGTCGTCGATCCCGATGATCGCCAGCGCCTAGTCCGCGCGCTGGAGCTTGGCGCCCACGACATCATCGCGCGCCCAATCGACGAAGAAGAAATCCAAGCGCGCGCGCGCACGCTGATGCGCCGCAAGCGCTACATGGACGCACTTCGCTCACGGCTTGACCAGAGCTTTGAACTCGCGATCACCGACCAGCTCACCGGGCTTTACAACCGCCGCTTCCTGTTTGGGCAGCTCGCGCCCTTGGTGCAGCGTTCACAGTGCGGCGGCGAAGCGGTGTCGGTGATGACAATCGACATCGATCACTTCAAGCGGTTGAACGACACCTATGGTCACGATGCCGGCGATGCTGTGTTGCGCGATTTCGCGGTGCGGCTTGGCTCCAATACGCGGCCATCGGATTTCGCGTGCCGAATGGGAGGCGAAGAGTTCGTGGTGATCATGCCGCGAACATCCGGCGACATCGCTTGTCTCGCGGCGGAACGTCTGCGGCGCTCAGTATGTGCCTCGCCCTTTATGGTGCCGGGTGTGGCCCATGCGATCGACGTTACGGTCTCAATCGGCGTCGCTGCCGCGACCAACAGCGATGACAGCGTCGAAACACTGCTGAAGCGCGCCGATGAAGCGCTCTACGAAGCCAAGCGCACCGGTCGCAATCGCGTGATCGGCAAGGCATTCGATCACGGCGAGTTGAACACCGCACGCGTGGTTCGCTAG